One Pararhizobium sp. IMCC3301 DNA segment encodes these proteins:
- a CDS encoding helix-turn-helix domain-containing protein, with translation MAASTEVEAEVGRALHRLRQERAMTVTELAARAKVSSAMISRIENGNVSPSLSTLHALAEAMSVSIMALFSNSGNSADIHHVRAGGGLPARRVTPGHAHDYLLLGKHNGPAGSFQSAHIRIRREEAGTLPRYQHEGHIFIYIISGEATYACGSESFVMKPGDTLSSDAKLPHGFSEIVSDAVEFITVSARPD, from the coding sequence ATGGCCGCAAGTACGGAAGTCGAAGCAGAAGTCGGGCGTGCGCTGCACCGCCTGCGCCAAGAGCGCGCCATGACCGTGACTGAGCTGGCGGCGCGGGCCAAAGTCTCATCCGCAATGATCTCCCGGATCGAAAACGGCAATGTCTCGCCGTCCTTGTCGACCCTTCATGCCCTTGCAGAAGCGATGTCTGTTTCGATCATGGCCCTGTTCTCGAACAGTGGAAATTCGGCCGATATCCATCATGTGCGTGCCGGCGGTGGCCTGCCGGCGCGGCGGGTGACGCCGGGGCACGCGCATGATTATCTGTTGCTCGGCAAGCATAACGGACCGGCCGGCAGCTTTCAGTCCGCCCATATCCGGATACGGCGTGAAGAAGCAGGCACCTTGCCGCGCTATCAACATGAGGGACACATCTTCATCTATATTATTTCCGGCGAGGCAACCTATGCCTGCGGCAGCGAAAGCTTCGTGATGAAGCCGGGCGATACGCTCAGCTCCGATGCAAAACTGCCGCACGGGTTCAGCGAGATCGTCAGTGATGCCGTCGAATTCATCACCGTTTCGGCCAGACCGGATTGA
- a CDS encoding glutathione S-transferase, translating to MTYEIALGDRAYSSWSMRGWLLFDHFGIPCKARHARLGSDAFTTLMRDFQPARTVPAVRFPEVTIADSLAIAEELATRHPEAGLWPKAPAARAIARSLAAEMHSGFVPLRRACTMNLRVSYSEFPIDETVTANLARLETIWAHARQACGGEGPWLCGGYSAADAFFAPVAARIAGYNLAVSTSAQAYVEAHLADPAFRRWRAMALVDGDDRLEYFHDNPRRDWPGAAALPARAVEDGAPENAVCPYSGDPVAHLMQYEGRIFGFCNGFCRDKTVADPEVWPEFVKLLGR from the coding sequence ATGACTTATGAGATCGCACTGGGAGACCGTGCCTATTCCAGCTGGTCAATGCGGGGCTGGCTGCTGTTTGATCATTTCGGGATACCCTGCAAGGCGCGCCACGCGCGGCTGGGTTCCGACGCGTTCACAACTCTGATGCGGGACTTCCAGCCGGCAAGAACCGTACCTGCCGTGCGTTTTCCTGAAGTGACTATCGCTGACAGCCTGGCCATCGCCGAGGAACTGGCAACCCGCCACCCCGAGGCGGGGCTGTGGCCGAAGGCCCCTGCGGCGCGTGCGATCGCGCGATCACTTGCAGCCGAGATGCATTCGGGTTTTGTTCCCTTGCGCCGCGCCTGCACGATGAATCTGCGGGTGTCCTATAGCGAATTTCCGATCGATGAGACGGTGACGGCCAATCTTGCAAGGCTGGAGACGATCTGGGCTCACGCGCGCCAAGCCTGCGGTGGCGAAGGGCCATGGCTCTGCGGCGGCTATTCTGCCGCCGACGCATTTTTCGCGCCAGTCGCTGCACGGATTGCCGGCTATAATCTGGCGGTCAGCACATCGGCGCAGGCCTATGTCGAGGCTCATCTGGCCGATCCTGCGTTTCGCCGCTGGCGGGCCATGGCGCTGGTCGATGGCGATGATCGGCTGGAATATTTCCACGATAACCCGCGCCGCGACTGGCCCGGTGCTGCAGCTTTGCCGGCACGTGCGGTCGAAGATGGTGCACCGGAAAATGCTGTCTGCCCGTATTCAGGTGACCCCGTCGCCCATCTGATGCAATATGAGGGACGTATTTTCGGCTTCTGCAATGGCTTCTGCCGCGACAAAACTGTCGCCGATCCCGAGGTCTGGCCGGAATTCGTGAAGCTGCTCGGCAGATGA
- a CDS encoding LysR substrate-binding domain-containing protein has product MLPNLPFIALRAFEAVVRLQGFGRAAEELGVTQSSVSQHVKLVEEWIGCRLLVRGPRTTVATREGRTLANAIASGIGQIGEHCDKLRHKGGADPTITVSCAPGFAVSWLFPRLIRFDQRHPDTPVSILTDPSPVGFATGQADLAILYGMGNHPGLHVERLLDERVFPVCAPALLNAGPPLTSVADLAHHTFLLDELADIGGNPPTWAFWAEQTRQVLPLPARSRRFGQANMVVQAAVQGLGVALGREPLVIDALRDGRLVRPLDGIAVSQFSYWFVCPKAAMKSDRILRFHEWLFQEAANDPQHLL; this is encoded by the coding sequence ATGTTGCCGAACCTTCCCTTCATCGCCTTGCGCGCCTTTGAGGCTGTCGTCCGTCTGCAGGGCTTCGGCCGTGCCGCCGAAGAACTCGGCGTGACGCAAAGTTCGGTCAGCCAGCATGTAAAACTGGTCGAGGAATGGATCGGTTGCCGCCTGCTTGTCCGCGGTCCCAGAACAACTGTCGCGACCAGGGAAGGCCGGACTCTGGCGAACGCCATTGCTAGCGGTATCGGGCAGATCGGCGAGCATTGCGACAAGCTGCGCCACAAGGGCGGAGCGGACCCCACAATAACAGTATCTTGCGCACCGGGATTTGCCGTCAGCTGGCTGTTTCCGCGCCTGATCCGGTTCGATCAGCGTCACCCTGATACACCAGTATCGATTTTGACTGATCCGTCTCCTGTCGGATTTGCCACAGGGCAGGCCGATCTGGCGATCCTCTACGGTATGGGAAACCATCCGGGGCTGCATGTCGAACGGCTTCTGGATGAGCGGGTGTTTCCGGTCTGCGCGCCAGCTCTGCTCAATGCAGGTCCGCCACTGACATCGGTTGCGGATTTGGCCCATCACACCTTTCTGCTGGATGAGCTTGCCGATATTGGCGGTAATCCACCAACCTGGGCGTTCTGGGCGGAGCAGACGCGTCAGGTTCTACCACTGCCGGCGCGCAGTCGCAGGTTCGGACAGGCCAACATGGTGGTCCAGGCGGCGGTCCAGGGTTTGGGCGTCGCACTCGGGCGGGAGCCACTGGTCATCGATGCGCTGAGGGATGGCCGTCTCGTCCGACCGCTTGACGGCATTGCAGTATCCCAGTTCTCCTATTGGTTTGTTTGCCCGAAGGCGGCGATGAAATCCGATCGTATCCTGCGGTTCCACGAATGGCTGTTTCAGGAGGCCGCCAATGATCCGCAGCATCTGCTTTAG
- a CDS encoding aromatic ring-hydroxylating dioxygenase subunit alpha gives MYLKNAWYVAGWSKDFERTLKAETFLGEEIVIYRREDGSPVALEDACPHRKLPLSKGNLKGDTVECGYHGLTFDCSGTCVSAPTQPGKIPGRAVVRSYPVVDRYRLLWIWMGDPALADPDTIFPIENFDNPEWGYTEGGVLDIECNYLWIVDNLLDPSHVAWVHVTSFAGAGTDDQPLDVARTERGVIVSRWIYDRPPSPYYADLVRFEGTCDRLQHYEMCFPAIGLNKSVYTPTGTGGPDAAPDDKTYINISYNFMTPIDEDHSRYFWFQHRNTDPRDKAISEKMNAGARMAFEEDRTVLVAVHKGMKHKQTPNIDLGLDAGAKLFRLHLKRLIDQEAAAATAAAAQ, from the coding sequence ATGTATCTTAAGAACGCGTGGTACGTCGCAGGTTGGAGCAAGGACTTCGAGCGTACTTTGAAAGCCGAAACATTTCTTGGCGAAGAGATCGTCATATACCGCCGGGAAGACGGATCGCCGGTAGCGCTTGAAGATGCCTGTCCGCATCGCAAGCTGCCCTTGTCAAAGGGCAACCTGAAAGGTGATACGGTGGAATGCGGCTACCATGGCCTGACCTTCGACTGTAGCGGCACCTGTGTTTCAGCTCCAACGCAGCCGGGGAAAATTCCCGGCCGGGCAGTTGTCAGGTCGTACCCGGTCGTCGACCGATACCGGTTGCTTTGGATCTGGATGGGCGACCCCGCGCTTGCCGACCCGGACACGATTTTCCCGATCGAGAACTTCGACAATCCCGAATGGGGATACACCGAGGGTGGGGTTCTGGATATCGAGTGCAACTATCTGTGGATCGTCGACAATTTGCTCGATCCCAGCCATGTGGCCTGGGTCCATGTCACATCCTTCGCCGGCGCAGGTACTGACGATCAGCCGCTCGATGTTGCACGAACCGAGCGAGGTGTGATCGTGTCGCGCTGGATCTACGACCGGCCGCCGTCACCCTATTATGCCGATCTGGTGCGGTTTGAAGGAACCTGCGACAGGCTACAGCATTACGAGATGTGCTTTCCCGCCATCGGGCTGAACAAGTCGGTCTACACGCCGACAGGCACCGGAGGCCCTGACGCGGCACCCGACGACAAGACCTATATCAATATCTCCTATAATTTCATGACGCCGATTGATGAAGATCACAGTCGCTATTTCTGGTTCCAGCACCGCAATACCGACCCCCGGGACAAGGCGATATCCGAGAAGATGAATGCCGGCGCCCGTATGGCTTTCGAGGAAGACCGCACTGTTCTGGTCGCGGTACACAAGGGGATGAAGCACAAGCAGACGCCGAATATCGATCTTGGTCTGGACGCTGGGGCGAAACTGTTCCGATTGCATTTGAAACGTCTGATAGATCAGGAAGCCGCTGCTGCCACGGCCGCTGCAGCACAGTAA
- a CDS encoding carboxymuconolactone decarboxylase family protein has translation MSAWIEMISDEDADPALLEVLKIARTPHGTVDNVMRVHSLRPSTMKGHVVLYRAALHDEANTLPVWLQETLSSYVSILNDCTYSLANHWANARHLIGDDARADRIEAALHARKPETALDGRDLALMHYAEKLTLTPGKMVKSDVDDLRRAGLDDGQILEANQIIGYFNYVNRLLNGLGVTTQGDVIGYYAKDE, from the coding sequence ATGTCCGCCTGGATAGAAATGATCTCGGATGAAGATGCGGATCCGGCTCTGCTTGAGGTTCTCAAAATCGCCCGGACACCGCACGGCACGGTCGACAATGTGATGCGGGTGCATTCTTTGCGCCCCAGCACGATGAAGGGCCATGTCGTGCTTTATCGCGCTGCGCTGCATGATGAGGCCAATACCTTGCCGGTGTGGCTCCAGGAAACTTTAAGTTCCTATGTGTCGATCCTCAACGACTGCACCTATTCGCTGGCCAACCACTGGGCCAATGCACGCCATCTGATCGGTGATGATGCGCGCGCCGACCGGATTGAAGCGGCGCTGCATGCCCGCAAGCCGGAAACGGCGCTTGACGGGCGGGACCTTGCCTTGATGCATTACGCCGAGAAACTGACACTGACGCCGGGCAAAATGGTGAAATCCGACGTCGATGATCTGCGGCGCGCGGGGCTGGATGACGGCCAGATACTGGAAGCCAATCAGATCATCGGTTATTTCAACTATGTGAACCGGCTGCTGAACGGACTTGGCGTGACAACGCAAGGCGATGTCATTGGCTATTATGCGAAGGATGAATAG
- a CDS encoding amino acid ABC transporter ATP-binding protein: MVEPTARPLVEISHMCKWYGEFSALHDINLTVAEGEKVVVCGPSGSGKSTMIRCINQLEAHQMGTIRVDGQEVKPGMKNIEQIRREVGMVFQSFNLFPHMTILDNLILGPMRNRGMPRAKATELAMGYLERVHIAEQAAKYPPQLSGGQQQRVAIARALCMKPKIMLFDEPTSALDPEMIAGVLDVMIELAEEGMTMICVTHEMGFARKVADQVVFMDEGEIIEVAAPETFFNDPQSGRAQLFLSQLLGH; encoded by the coding sequence ATGGTTGAACCCACTGCAAGGCCGCTGGTCGAAATCAGTCATATGTGCAAATGGTATGGCGAATTCAGCGCGCTGCACGACATTAACCTGACGGTTGCGGAGGGCGAGAAAGTGGTGGTCTGTGGACCTTCGGGATCGGGAAAATCCACGATGATCCGCTGTATCAACCAGCTTGAAGCGCATCAAATGGGTACGATCCGGGTAGATGGGCAGGAAGTGAAGCCCGGCATGAAAAACATCGAACAAATTCGCCGCGAAGTCGGCATGGTGTTTCAGAGCTTCAACCTGTTTCCGCATATGACCATACTGGACAATCTCATTCTCGGCCCGATGAGAAATCGCGGCATGCCAAGGGCCAAGGCCACCGAACTGGCCATGGGCTACCTCGAACGGGTGCATATCGCCGAACAAGCCGCAAAATATCCGCCGCAGCTGTCCGGTGGGCAACAGCAGCGCGTGGCGATTGCGCGGGCACTCTGCATGAAACCCAAGATCATGCTGTTTGACGAGCCTACGTCAGCACTGGACCCGGAAATGATCGCCGGAGTGCTCGACGTGATGATCGAACTGGCCGAGGAAGGCATGACGATGATCTGCGTAACACACGAGATGGGTTTCGCCCGCAAGGTAGCTGATCAGGTGGTCTTCATGGATGAAGGCGAAATCATTGAGGTCGCGGCACCTGAAACCTTCTTCAACGATCCCCAGAGCGGTCGTGCACAACTGTTTCTGAGTCAACTGCTCGGGCACTGA
- a CDS encoding amino acid ABC transporter permease, whose translation MTLVDIALFAGVAALILYAGYRVNDVLVYNWDWSRVLNFFIRYDENTGRYVANLLLYGLATTLRLAFWATILASIIGIVMGYWRTSENLTLRILGRTYVELIRNLPPLVFIFIFYYFISSQIFPALGFDDIDTGNILVNNSLFRILFGDPQLISNFLAGVLVLAMFEGAYITEIVRAGIQSIDHGQSEAARAIGLSRLNVQRDVILPQAVRKILPPLAGQFITLIKDSAIVSLISIQELTYLATEVAATTTKVFETWILVGAMYFVLCYSFALLFGWLERRAARNRR comes from the coding sequence ATGACCCTGGTCGACATCGCCCTTTTCGCAGGGGTCGCGGCGTTGATTCTTTATGCGGGCTATCGCGTCAACGACGTGCTTGTCTATAATTGGGACTGGTCGCGTGTCCTCAATTTCTTCATTCGTTATGACGAAAATACCGGTAGGTATGTGGCAAATCTGCTGCTTTACGGACTGGCAACCACATTGCGACTGGCCTTCTGGGCAACGATCCTTGCAAGCATTATCGGCATTGTCATGGGATATTGGCGCACCAGTGAAAACCTGACTTTGCGCATCCTTGGCCGCACTTATGTCGAACTTATCAGAAACCTTCCACCACTCGTCTTCATTTTCATTTTCTACTACTTTATTTCCAGCCAGATTTTTCCCGCGCTCGGCTTCGACGATATTGATACGGGTAACATTCTGGTCAATAATTCGCTGTTTCGCATTCTGTTTGGCGACCCGCAGCTTATTTCGAACTTTCTGGCCGGCGTTCTGGTGCTTGCCATGTTTGAAGGCGCCTACATCACCGAAATCGTCCGCGCCGGCATCCAGTCAATCGACCACGGCCAATCGGAAGCTGCACGGGCAATCGGCCTGTCGCGCCTGAATGTCCAGCGTGACGTGATCCTGCCTCAGGCGGTGCGCAAAATCCTGCCGCCCTTGGCCGGCCAGTTCATCACCCTGATCAAGGATTCGGCAATCGTGTCGCTGATCTCGATCCAGGAACTGACATATCTGGCGACCGAAGTGGCGGCGACGACCACGAAGGTCTTCGAGACATGGATTCTCGTCGGCGCGATGTATTTCGTGCTGTGCTACAGTTTTGCGCTGTTGTTCGGCTGGCTGGAACGCCGCGCCGCCCGAAACCGCCGATAG
- a CDS encoding transporter substrate-binding domain-containing protein encodes MKFLKLKKALLVAVSLAIAAVATLTGPASAQSVVEEILQRGKLRVGMSTFVPWAMRDKEGNLIGFEIDVAKKLAEDMGVEIEFVPTAWSGIIPALLAKKFDVVVGGMSITPQRNLTVNFTIPYAHSGQQMASNQELSGGFKSIDDYNDSSVTIACRRGATPCNFAQKRFPKATLRQFDDDAQAFQEVANGNAHAMISSAPKPRFWADANPGKVFVANDGENLTRGDEAFALRKGDVDALNFFSNWIQVNSSNGWLQETNDYWFKDQSAWKDMVAPE; translated from the coding sequence ATGAAATTTCTGAAACTCAAGAAGGCACTTCTCGTAGCCGTATCACTCGCGATCGCGGCCGTCGCCACTCTGACCGGCCCCGCCTCGGCGCAAAGCGTGGTGGAGGAAATCCTGCAGCGCGGCAAGTTGCGCGTAGGAATGTCGACCTTCGTGCCATGGGCGATGCGCGATAAGGAAGGCAACCTGATCGGCTTTGAAATCGACGTCGCCAAAAAACTTGCCGAGGATATGGGCGTCGAAATCGAATTCGTTCCCACAGCCTGGAGTGGAATCATTCCTGCTCTGCTGGCAAAAAAATTCGATGTGGTCGTCGGTGGCATGTCGATTACGCCGCAACGCAATCTGACGGTGAATTTCACCATTCCCTATGCGCATTCCGGCCAGCAGATGGCCAGCAACCAGGAACTGTCCGGGGGGTTCAAGTCGATTGATGACTATAATGATTCCAGCGTGACCATTGCCTGTCGCCGCGGAGCCACGCCCTGCAACTTTGCGCAAAAGAGATTCCCCAAGGCGACTTTGCGCCAGTTCGATGATGACGCCCAGGCATTCCAGGAGGTTGCAAACGGCAACGCACATGCCATGATCTCATCGGCACCCAAGCCACGGTTCTGGGCCGATGCAAACCCCGGCAAGGTGTTTGTTGCCAATGACGGTGAAAACCTGACCCGCGGCGACGAGGCTTTTGCGCTGCGCAAGGGAGACGTTGATGCGCTGAACTTCTTCTCGAACTGGATCCAGGTCAACTCCTCGAATGGTTGGCTTCAGGAAACCAACGATTACTGGTTCAAGGATCAGTCCGCCTGGAAGGACATGGTCGCACCTGAGTAG
- a CDS encoding amino acid ABC transporter permease: protein MQARTPIPTPREQRQREEVGLDVRALTRTIWQVTQAALVFLLLGGLIWRGAQAMDYNWQWYRVEPFFYRIIDGEMIWGPLVKGLIQTLKLAAVSGVFAILIGFVTAFARMSNSIAGRIIAKWYLEAIRNTPLLVQLFLFYFVLAPIFGIDRFWTGVLCLSFFEGSFAAEIIRGGITGVDQGQYEGGDAIGLNIVDKYRYIVIPQSLPLILPPLTGLLISLIKHSAIVSVIAVSELTTAGLNLIADTFMAFEIWFLVAGIYLAVTITLSVGVSQFERSLNKNNR from the coding sequence ATGCAGGCACGAACACCAATACCCACACCGCGTGAACAGCGTCAGCGCGAGGAGGTCGGACTGGATGTCCGTGCTCTGACGCGCACAATCTGGCAGGTGACACAGGCTGCGCTGGTTTTTCTTCTCCTCGGCGGTCTGATCTGGCGCGGCGCGCAGGCAATGGATTATAACTGGCAGTGGTACAGGGTCGAGCCATTTTTCTATCGCATCATCGACGGCGAAATGATCTGGGGACCGCTGGTCAAAGGACTGATCCAGACCTTAAAGCTGGCAGCGGTGAGCGGAGTTTTCGCCATATTGATCGGGTTCGTGACCGCCTTTGCACGGATGTCGAACTCGATTGCAGGACGGATCATCGCGAAATGGTATCTGGAAGCGATCCGCAACACGCCATTGCTGGTGCAGCTTTTTCTGTTCTATTTTGTGCTGGCGCCAATTTTCGGGATTGACCGTTTCTGGACCGGCGTGCTCTGCCTCTCGTTCTTCGAGGGATCATTTGCCGCCGAAATCATTCGCGGCGGAATTACCGGAGTGGATCAGGGACAGTATGAAGGCGGCGATGCCATTGGCTTGAACATCGTCGACAAGTACCGTTACATTGTCATTCCACAATCGCTGCCGCTGATCCTGCCGCCGCTGACCGGGCTGCTCATCTCGCTGATAAAACATTCCGCGATCGTCAGCGTGATCGCCGTCTCCGAATTAACCACGGCCGGACTGAATCTCATCGCCGATACTTTCATGGCTTTTGAAATCTGGTTCCTCGTGGCGGGAATCTACCTCGCTGTGACGATCACACTGTCGGTCGGCGTCAGCCAGTTCGAAAGGTCGCTGAACAAAAACAACCGCTAA
- a CDS encoding LysR substrate-binding domain-containing protein, with the protein MKITFRQVDAFRAVVSTGTVTEAAVMLGVSQPAVSRLISDLESEVGFQLFQRAGRVLVPTEESRLLVGEVRQAISGMEHIKQAAVAIGRFGHARLTLVITPTFSTQLAPDLIGGFARARPETMVRMEIEANDDTVEWMVSQNYDFGITASEPVNPSFESLMIKNDDVYCVLPKHHRLARKSLIQAHDLTDENFISYMSTSRFRFEIDNFFDAKKIERRMLYETRTTDAICRLVARGLGVAVVGASKSYLSTMPDCIVLPFAAPLSFRAVLFWSKKRPLSTVADTFLKIAQETASAG; encoded by the coding sequence ATGAAAATTACGTTCCGGCAGGTCGATGCGTTTCGCGCTGTGGTTTCGACCGGTACAGTGACAGAGGCGGCAGTGATGCTGGGAGTTTCGCAGCCTGCGGTCAGCCGGCTGATTTCCGATCTGGAATCCGAAGTTGGGTTTCAGCTTTTCCAGCGGGCAGGGCGGGTTCTGGTCCCGACCGAAGAATCCCGGCTTCTGGTCGGCGAAGTTCGCCAGGCGATCAGCGGCATGGAGCATATCAAGCAGGCGGCGGTTGCAATCGGCAGATTTGGTCACGCGCGGCTCACCCTTGTCATCACACCAACCTTTTCGACCCAGCTTGCCCCCGATCTGATCGGCGGCTTTGCCAGGGCGCGCCCCGAAACCATGGTGCGGATGGAGATTGAGGCAAATGACGACACGGTCGAATGGATGGTCTCGCAGAACTATGATTTCGGTATCACTGCCAGCGAGCCGGTCAATCCCTCGTTCGAAAGCCTGATGATCAAAAACGACGATGTTTATTGTGTCCTTCCCAAACACCACCGGCTTGCCCGGAAATCCCTGATTCAGGCCCATGATCTGACCGACGAAAATTTCATCTCCTACATGTCGACCTCACGGTTCCGGTTTGAGATAGACAACTTTTTCGATGCGAAGAAAATTGAACGCCGGATGCTGTATGAAACGCGCACGACCGATGCGATCTGCCGACTGGTCGCGCGCGGCCTTGGTGTCGCTGTCGTCGGCGCCAGCAAAAGCTATCTCAGTACCATGCCCGACTGCATCGTGTTGCCCTTTGCAGCACCCCTGAGCTTTCGCGCGGTGCTGTTCTGGTCGAAGAAACGGCCGCTCTCTACGGTTGCCGATACGTTCCTCAAGATCGCCCAGGAAACCGCTAGCGCCGGTTGA
- a CDS encoding thiamine pyrophosphate-dependent enzyme: protein MTLRRDDALKSLIPHVNDEDIVVAVYQSCFDWLALNPRDLNYVGVGAMGQASSHALGLALANPERRIFVFDGDGSLLMNLGSLVTIANAGVTNFYHFLFANRVYEVNGAHPLPGADKIDFAAMAGASGYAGTRSFDDSVAFCDGLPDLLATPGPQMTVLEIVPGAAYPRDYDYIHSSAARQRFREALNRR, encoded by the coding sequence ATGACATTGCGCCGCGACGATGCATTGAAATCCCTGATCCCACACGTCAACGACGAGGATATTGTTGTTGCTGTATACCAGAGTTGTTTTGACTGGCTGGCGCTGAATCCGCGCGATCTGAACTATGTCGGGGTCGGCGCGATGGGTCAGGCATCGTCCCACGCGCTCGGACTTGCTCTGGCAAATCCGGAGCGCCGCATCTTCGTCTTCGATGGCGACGGCAGTCTGCTGATGAATCTGGGATCACTGGTGACCATTGCCAATGCCGGTGTCACCAATTTTTACCATTTCCTGTTTGCAAACAGGGTTTATGAGGTGAATGGCGCGCATCCGCTGCCGGGAGCCGATAAAATCGATTTTGCCGCCATGGCGGGCGCGTCCGGCTATGCCGGCACTCGCAGCTTTGACGATTCCGTTGCTTTTTGCGATGGATTGCCGGACCTGCTCGCTACGCCGGGCCCACAGATGACCGTTCTTGAGATTGTACCGGGCGCAGCCTATCCGCGCGACTACGATTATATCCACAGTTCCGCCGCGCGGCAGCGTTTTCGCGAAGCGCTCAACCGGCGCTAG
- a CDS encoding decarboxylase → MVASTAACPPDPAVAHPGGADIIAAIKAASVREIVALPDIVTSEGLLWPISSDADFRLTRICKEDEGVSICAAMSYNGTRAVLMMQQTGLMDSLNAIRAIGMDYELPVVMMVGLQGKEPHLRPEQSAAYGVRIVRPVLDAMQISHSLIEAPEDVGHISLAIVAAYTRSRPHIFLIGRSPEAP, encoded by the coding sequence ATGGTTGCCTCAACTGCCGCATGCCCACCAGATCCGGCCGTCGCTCATCCTGGCGGTGCCGACATCATTGCCGCGATCAAAGCTGCCAGCGTGCGCGAAATCGTTGCCCTGCCCGATATTGTGACAAGCGAGGGGCTGCTCTGGCCCATATCCAGCGATGCTGATTTTCGCCTGACACGGATCTGCAAGGAAGATGAAGGTGTCTCGATCTGCGCTGCGATGTCCTATAATGGCACGCGTGCAGTTCTGATGATGCAGCAGACGGGGTTGATGGATTCGCTGAACGCAATCCGTGCAATCGGAATGGATTACGAGCTGCCGGTGGTGATGATGGTGGGCCTTCAGGGCAAGGAACCGCATCTTCGCCCCGAACAGTCAGCGGCATATGGCGTGCGCATCGTCCGCCCGGTCCTCGATGCAATGCAGATTTCACATTCGCTGATCGAAGCACCTGAAGATGTCGGCCACATTTCTCTGGCGATCGTGGCCGCCTACACCAGGTCCCGCCCCCATATTTTCCTGATTGGCCGGTCGCCGGAGGCACCATGA
- a CDS encoding histidinol-phosphate transaminase produces the protein MAVMRAKSAIDKIRPHMIEAVGHAAAPVAIHLNSNESVYGPSPLAAAAARAAIAGIERYLENPDAALAPAIADRFGLQAARITVGQGSDDLLARLARAYLGPGTELIRSENGYLKVPNYAYANDADVISVPDDNFKPSIDHMIAAISERTRIVYLANPENPAGTYLSGAEVRRLHAAIPDDALLIIDSAYEEYVNAPDYEPAHRLVEEAKNVVMCRTLSKIFGLAGARVGWAYGPDDVIDSLRRIALTFPVASPSVAATIVALEDRGHTEFVRNATLSGRNWLSSELKGLGLDVIPSQANFVLVRFPDPEKTAEAADAALRASGIAVRRFASPAYRDCIRITIGLPDDLRACVAVISSFLNGES, from the coding sequence ATGGCCGTCATGCGCGCGAAATCAGCTATCGACAAAATTCGCCCGCACATGATCGAGGCAGTCGGGCACGCGGCCGCGCCTGTTGCAATCCATCTGAATTCAAACGAAAGCGTTTACGGGCCCAGCCCCCTTGCCGCTGCCGCTGCGCGCGCAGCAATCGCCGGGATCGAGCGCTATCTTGAAAATCCGGACGCGGCGCTTGCACCGGCGATAGCAGATCGTTTTGGCCTGCAGGCCGCGCGGATCACCGTCGGGCAAGGTTCGGATGACTTGCTGGCGCGCCTGGCACGCGCCTATCTGGGCCCCGGCACAGAACTGATCCGCAGCGAAAACGGATATCTCAAAGTGCCGAATTATGCCTATGCAAATGATGCCGACGTGATCTCGGTGCCTGATGACAACTTCAAACCGTCAATCGACCATATGATTGCCGCGATAAGCGAGCGCACACGGATCGTCTATCTTGCCAATCCTGAAAACCCTGCAGGCACTTATCTGTCCGGCGCCGAAGTCCGCCGTCTTCATGCAGCCATTCCCGATGACGCCCTGCTGATCATCGACAGCGCCTATGAGGAATATGTCAATGCTCCCGACTATGAGCCGGCGCACAGGCTGGTGGAGGAGGCAAAAAATGTCGTGATGTGTCGCACACTTTCAAAGATTTTTGGCCTAGCCGGAGCGCGAGTGGGCTGGGCCTATGGCCCGGATGATGTCATCGACTCGCTGCGCCGCATCGCTTTGACCTTCCCGGTCGCATCTCCCTCTGTTGCGGCGACGATTGTGGCGCTGGAGGATCGCGGCCATACAGAATTCGTCCGCAACGCCACTCTCAGCGGCCGCAACTGGCTGAGTTCTGAACTGAAGGGCTTGGGCCTGGACGTGATCCCGAGCCAGGCCAATTTCGTTCTGGTGAGATTTCCCGACCCTGAAAAGACTGCTGAGGCTGCCGATGCCGCATTGCGCGCATCTGGTATTGCTGTGCGCAGATTCGCTTCTCCCGCCTATCGTGATTGCATCCGGATCACCATCGGCCTGCCTGATGATCTGCGCGCCTGTGTCGCTGTGATTTCGTCGTTTCTGAACGGAGAGAGTTGA